Proteins encoded together in one Microbacterium sp. ABRD28 window:
- a CDS encoding glycoside hydrolase family 3 N-terminal domain-containing protein produces MTTADIAAPLYLDAARPVAERIADLLSRMTVEEKIGQMMQLDARDDIEDQVLRRHVGSILHASPERLLRAHDLVAQTRLGIPLLVGEDCIHGHSFFEGATIFPTQLGMAASWDTELVERIARATAEEVSATGVHWTFSPVLCIARDLRWGRVGETFGEDPFLIGELASAMVRGYQGDGLADETAILATAKHFAGYSETQGGRDASEADISRRKLRSWFLPPFERVAKEGCRTFMLGYQSTDGVPITINDWLLSDVLRGEWGYTGTLITDWDNVGRMVWEQRVQPDYAHAAAAAVKAGNDMIMTTPGFFDGAREAIERGLLAESDLDPAVARILLLKFEFGLFENPRRPDPARIHASVGSTAHAALNLEAARRSLVLLRNDGTLPLLPDSSADDTGRARDHAAPRRIAVLGPLADDAQTQLGDWAGSSGQADWLPDGHPREMITTVLDGMNRVAPESWVIESAEGARILSLEEDPAGAFFPDGQPRPQVVVPAEPDPALIADAVAAARRADLAVVVVGDRIELVGEGRSTATLELIGAQVALLDAVAATGTPFVVVLLASKPLVLPPALERAAALIWAASPGMEGGRAIAEVILGLTEPTGRLPISFARHAGQQPIYYNQIRGQHGDRYADLTQSPAFVFGEGLSYTNVDYDDLRIAEPDVELTDIVRAQVRVTNGGDRPTRETVQVYVRDRVTSVSWADRELKAYRRVDLAPGESRVVSFELPVSACSLVDAHGERRVEAGEFDLLVGPSSREDRLLSATFTVTG; encoded by the coding sequence GTGACCACCGCCGACATCGCCGCCCCGCTCTATCTCGATGCGGCGCGGCCGGTGGCCGAACGCATCGCCGATCTGCTGTCGCGCATGACGGTGGAGGAGAAGATCGGGCAGATGATGCAGCTCGACGCGCGTGACGACATCGAGGACCAGGTCCTCCGGCGCCACGTGGGATCGATCCTGCACGCCTCACCCGAACGGCTGCTGCGCGCACACGACCTCGTCGCGCAGACCCGGCTGGGCATTCCGCTCCTCGTCGGCGAGGACTGCATCCACGGCCACTCCTTCTTCGAGGGTGCGACGATCTTCCCGACCCAGCTGGGAATGGCCGCGTCGTGGGACACCGAGCTGGTGGAGCGGATCGCCCGCGCGACCGCCGAGGAGGTCTCGGCCACCGGGGTCCACTGGACGTTCTCGCCGGTGCTGTGCATCGCGCGCGATCTGCGGTGGGGACGGGTCGGTGAGACCTTCGGCGAGGACCCCTTCCTCATCGGTGAGCTGGCCTCGGCGATGGTGCGCGGATATCAGGGCGACGGGCTGGCCGATGAGACGGCGATCCTGGCGACCGCGAAGCACTTCGCCGGCTACTCCGAGACGCAGGGCGGACGCGACGCCAGCGAGGCCGACATCTCCCGACGGAAACTCCGGTCCTGGTTCCTGCCTCCCTTCGAACGCGTGGCGAAGGAGGGATGCCGCACCTTCATGCTCGGCTACCAGAGCACCGACGGCGTTCCGATCACGATCAACGACTGGCTTCTCAGCGACGTGCTGCGCGGGGAATGGGGCTACACCGGCACCCTCATCACCGACTGGGACAACGTGGGGCGGATGGTGTGGGAGCAGCGCGTGCAGCCCGACTACGCCCACGCCGCCGCCGCGGCGGTCAAGGCCGGCAACGACATGATCATGACGACCCCGGGCTTCTTCGACGGAGCACGCGAGGCCATCGAGCGGGGCCTCCTCGCCGAGTCCGACCTCGACCCCGCGGTGGCGCGCATTCTGCTGCTGAAGTTCGAGTTCGGCCTCTTCGAGAATCCCCGCCGCCCCGACCCCGCGCGCATCCACGCGTCGGTGGGGAGCACCGCGCACGCCGCGCTGAACCTCGAGGCGGCACGACGATCGCTGGTCCTGCTTCGCAACGACGGGACCCTCCCCCTGCTGCCCGACTCCTCCGCAGACGACACCGGTCGCGCCCGGGACCACGCCGCGCCGCGACGGATCGCGGTTCTCGGGCCCCTCGCCGACGACGCGCAGACGCAGCTCGGAGACTGGGCGGGGTCATCGGGACAGGCGGATTGGCTCCCCGACGGGCACCCCCGGGAGATGATCACCACGGTGCTCGACGGGATGAACCGGGTCGCCCCGGAATCGTGGGTCATCGAAAGCGCCGAAGGCGCCCGCATCCTGAGCCTGGAGGAAGACCCGGCGGGGGCGTTCTTCCCCGACGGACAGCCGCGCCCGCAGGTGGTCGTGCCGGCCGAGCCCGATCCGGCGCTGATCGCCGACGCCGTGGCCGCCGCCCGCCGCGCCGATCTGGCGGTGGTGGTGGTCGGCGACCGGATCGAGCTGGTCGGCGAGGGTCGCTCGACCGCGACGCTCGAGCTGATCGGCGCACAGGTGGCACTGCTCGACGCGGTCGCCGCGACCGGCACCCCGTTCGTCGTGGTCCTCCTCGCCTCCAAGCCCCTCGTCCTGCCGCCCGCGCTCGAGCGGGCCGCCGCGCTCATCTGGGCCGCGAGCCCGGGCATGGAAGGCGGCCGTGCCATCGCCGAGGTGATCCTCGGACTGACCGAGCCGACCGGTCGCCTGCCGATCTCGTTCGCCCGCCACGCGGGTCAGCAGCCCATCTACTACAACCAGATCCGCGGCCAGCACGGCGACCGGTACGCCGACCTGACGCAGAGCCCCGCGTTCGTCTTCGGCGAGGGTCTGTCGTACACGAACGTCGACTACGACGATCTGCGCATCGCCGAGCCCGACGTGGAGCTGACCGACATCGTCCGCGCGCAGGTGCGGGTGACCAACGGCGGCGACCGCCCCACCCGCGAGACCGTCCAGGTCTACGTCCGCGACCGCGTCACCTCGGTGAGCTGGGCCGATCGCGAGCTCAAGGCCTATCGGCGCGTGGACCTGGCGCCCGGCGAGTCGCGCGTGGTGTCGTTCGAACTGCCGGTGTCGGCGTGCAGCCTCGTGGATGCGCACGGCGAGCGGCGGGTCGAGGCGGGCGAGTTCGATCTGCTGGTCGGGCCGTCCTCACGCGAGGATCGGCTGCTCTCGGCGACCTTCACCGTCACGGGGTGA
- a CDS encoding DUF3027 domain-containing protein: MTSKPEADPRLLEAHDLALAALREITPADTIGAPADVRVEDDGVVSLRFENRLNGYPGWFWTVSLARVEDAEPTVLEVELLPGDGALLAPEWVPWAVRLAEYQAAQAAAADGDDDTDKDDDDDADFDDDADVDDLDDLDATDFDEDGSPILHAGDLDGVDIDELAEGADEDEDDADDADSEDDADPEDD; encoded by the coding sequence ATGACTTCGAAGCCTGAGGCCGACCCCCGGCTGCTCGAGGCCCACGACCTCGCACTCGCGGCACTTCGCGAGATCACGCCGGCCGATACGATCGGCGCGCCCGCCGATGTGCGGGTCGAAGACGACGGGGTCGTCTCACTCCGGTTCGAGAACCGCCTCAACGGGTATCCGGGGTGGTTCTGGACCGTCAGCCTCGCCCGCGTCGAGGATGCCGAGCCGACCGTGCTCGAGGTGGAACTGCTCCCCGGCGACGGCGCGCTGCTCGCCCCCGAGTGGGTTCCGTGGGCGGTGCGCCTGGCGGAGTATCAGGCCGCCCAGGCGGCCGCCGCCGACGGTGACGACGACACCGACAAGGATGATGACGACGACGCCGACTTCGACGACGACGCCGATGTCGACGACCTCGATGACCTGGACGCCACGGATTTCGACGAGGACGGGTCGCCGATCCTCCACGCGGGTGATCTCGACGGCGTCGACATCGACGAGCTCGCCGAGGGTGCCGACGAGGACGAGGACGACGCGGACGACGCCGACTCCGAGGACGACGCCGACCCCGAGGACGACTGA
- a CDS encoding cold shock domain-containing protein, with amino-acid sequence MPTGKVRFYDEEKGFGFITTDEGQDVFLHATALPAGSAAPKPGARVEFGVADGRRGLQALSVRVLEAPVSLAKRARKPADDMAVIVEDLVKLLDGIGADLRRGRYPSSSQSKKVAAVLRKVADDFEA; translated from the coding sequence ATGCCCACCGGCAAGGTCAGGTTCTACGACGAGGAGAAGGGTTTCGGCTTCATCACCACCGATGAGGGCCAGGACGTGTTCCTGCACGCCACCGCGCTCCCCGCGGGCTCGGCGGCACCCAAGCCCGGTGCGCGCGTGGAGTTCGGCGTCGCGGACGGCCGTCGCGGTCTGCAGGCTCTCTCGGTGCGGGTGCTGGAGGCTCCGGTGAGCCTTGCGAAGCGGGCACGCAAACCCGCCGACGACATGGCTGTCATCGTCGAGGACCTGGTGAAGCTGCTCGACGGCATCGGCGCCGATCTGCGCCGCGGCCGCTACCCCAGCTCCTCGCAGTCGAAGAAGGTCGCCGCCGTCCTCCGCAAGGTCGCCGATGACTTCGAAGCCTGA
- a CDS encoding multidrug ABC transporter ATPase encodes MSTPTSNADLPVRRIDRILAFMSLGLILLSIVCFLAIMIGSAAGAEMSGGIWPTIGVIVWIAPPLAFVLMLTVLIMSFVRRARANRAG; translated from the coding sequence ATGAGCACGCCGACTTCGAACGCCGACCTTCCGGTGCGGCGGATCGACCGCATCCTGGCCTTCATGTCGCTGGGACTGATTCTGCTGTCGATCGTGTGCTTCCTGGCCATCATGATCGGTTCGGCAGCCGGCGCGGAGATGTCCGGCGGCATCTGGCCCACGATCGGTGTCATCGTCTGGATCGCGCCGCCTCTGGCGTTCGTGCTGATGCTGACGGTTCTCATCATGAGCTTCGTGCGAAGGGCGCGGGCCAACCGGGCAGGGTGA
- a CDS encoding helicase-associated domain-containing protein yields MASDERALATWLAGRDDRELADIFLARGVSPSAPWKDFFDAADALLEKTSVDRAMIHLTRGELIALAAAVDGRPLPASAIPPSARLALTGDDGAPWHPVVSALRDIRAQVPDAFEPVEGGIDLAPASEEETLAAAERVFATVGSLADVLVAATHAPLARITSGGVSAADRRKLLDAGALGESDELDDIVGAAAAAGLLTSSGRDWTVSDSGARWLEASTPERWRLVVTGFRDALPSGVRTPSGGYLPVTAWMRRYPLDGEWERRSEGLTRIALQWGLITPDSREPAWARGLRRGDDPQTEELTRHLPAEIDRVYLQADLTAIAPGPLAPRLELRLRRLAARESRAQASTYRFTAESLTAGLTEGETADSIREFLTGLSLTGLPQPLGYLIDSTAARHGLIRVRTDAATRRTMVESGDPSLLDAVSVDQGLRALGLVADGDALTTGVSQETVAWALSDARYPVVSVGDDGRPVVLRHRVRQSSDRPEAPAEPHAALIRVLRGSHGDDAENAWLEREIVQAVRSRAVIDVVVRMPDGAERTFTLEATGFGGGRLRGRDQSSDVERTLPLSHVVTVRSVA; encoded by the coding sequence ATGGCTTCCGACGAGCGCGCCCTCGCGACGTGGCTCGCGGGTCGCGACGACCGCGAGCTCGCCGACATCTTCCTGGCCCGGGGTGTGTCCCCCTCGGCGCCCTGGAAGGACTTCTTCGACGCCGCAGACGCACTGCTGGAGAAGACGTCGGTCGATCGCGCGATGATCCACCTCACGCGGGGTGAGCTGATCGCCCTGGCGGCGGCGGTCGACGGCAGGCCCCTCCCCGCGTCGGCGATCCCACCGTCGGCGCGACTGGCGCTCACGGGCGACGACGGCGCCCCGTGGCATCCGGTGGTCAGCGCCCTCCGTGACATCCGCGCGCAGGTCCCCGACGCCTTCGAACCCGTGGAGGGTGGGATCGACCTCGCGCCGGCGTCGGAGGAGGAGACACTCGCGGCGGCCGAGCGGGTGTTCGCGACCGTCGGGTCGCTCGCCGATGTCCTCGTGGCCGCCACCCACGCACCGCTCGCGCGCATCACCTCGGGGGGCGTCAGCGCCGCCGACCGACGGAAGCTCCTCGATGCCGGGGCGCTCGGCGAGTCCGACGAGCTCGACGACATCGTCGGGGCGGCCGCGGCGGCGGGCCTGCTCACCTCCAGTGGGCGGGACTGGACGGTCTCGGACTCCGGCGCTCGGTGGCTGGAGGCGTCGACCCCCGAGCGCTGGCGGCTCGTCGTGACCGGTTTCCGTGATGCCCTGCCGTCCGGCGTGCGCACCCCGAGCGGCGGCTATCTCCCGGTGACGGCGTGGATGAGACGCTACCCGCTCGACGGGGAGTGGGAGCGCCGGTCCGAGGGACTCACACGCATCGCGCTGCAGTGGGGTCTCATCACCCCCGATTCCCGCGAGCCGGCGTGGGCGAGGGGGCTCCGCCGCGGCGACGACCCGCAGACCGAGGAACTGACCCGGCACCTCCCCGCCGAGATCGACCGCGTCTACCTCCAGGCAGACCTGACGGCGATCGCCCCCGGTCCCCTGGCCCCGCGCCTGGAGCTGCGTCTGCGCCGACTGGCCGCACGCGAATCGCGGGCGCAGGCCTCGACGTACCGGTTCACCGCGGAATCGCTGACCGCGGGGCTCACCGAGGGCGAGACCGCCGACTCCATCCGCGAGTTCCTCACCGGTCTGTCCCTCACCGGACTCCCCCAACCCCTCGGCTACCTGATCGACAGCACCGCGGCCCGGCACGGGCTGATCCGGGTCAGAACGGATGCCGCGACGCGGCGCACCATGGTCGAAAGCGGCGATCCCTCACTCCTCGACGCCGTCTCGGTCGATCAGGGGCTGCGCGCGCTCGGCCTTGTCGCCGACGGCGACGCCCTGACGACGGGGGTCTCGCAGGAGACGGTGGCCTGGGCCCTCAGCGACGCCCGGTATCCCGTGGTCTCCGTCGGCGACGACGGCCGCCCCGTGGTGCTGCGTCACCGGGTGCGTCAGAGCTCCGATCGGCCCGAAGCGCCGGCCGAGCCGCACGCGGCTCTCATCCGGGTGCTGCGCGGATCCCACGGCGATGACGCCGAGAACGCCTGGCTCGAACGCGAGATCGTGCAGGCGGTGCGCAGCCGCGCCGTGATCGATGTCGTCGTCCGCATGCCCGACGGGGCCGAACGCACCTTCACCCTGGAGGCGACCGGATTCGGCGGCGGCCGGCTCCGCGGCCGCGATCAGTCGAGCGACGTCGAACGCACCCTTCCGCTCTCGCACGTGGTCACCGTCCGCAGCGTGGCCTGA
- a CDS encoding DNA repair helicase XPB — translation MADGPLIVQSDRTVLLEVAHPEAESARHELAIFAELERAPEHIHTYRITRLGLWNARAAGHAADDMLATLDRWSRFPVPPSVSLDIRETVGRYGRLVIQRDDEGTLVLRSGDAAVLAEVSRNKRIQPLLIGHPSPDTYVVDAWARGQIKQELLKIGWPAEDHAGYTPGTPHPIDLAENGWHLRPYQQKAVETFADGGSGVVVLPCGAGKTLVGAGAMAETKTTTLILVTNTVSARQWRDELLRRTSLTPEEIGEYSGQAKEVKPVTIATYQILTAKRKGQYAHLALLDALDWGLIVYDEVHLLPAPVFKLTADLQARRRLGLTATLVREDGREGDVFSLIGPKRFDAPWKEIEAQGFISPAVCYEVRVDLPADERLEYAAAADEERYRLAATAPAKIDVVRQLVSRHPGERILVIGQYLDQIDELADALQAPKITGATPVDEREELYGAFREGEISLLVVSKVANFSVDLPEASVAIQVSGSFGSRQEEAQRLGRLLRPKESGRTASFYTLIARDTVDQDFAQNRQRFLAEQGYSYTILDADEVAAA, via the coding sequence ATGGCTGACGGACCCCTCATCGTGCAGAGCGATCGAACGGTGCTGCTGGAAGTCGCCCATCCCGAGGCGGAATCCGCGCGGCACGAGCTGGCGATCTTCGCCGAGCTCGAGCGTGCGCCGGAGCACATCCACACCTACCGGATCACACGTCTGGGTCTCTGGAACGCCCGGGCGGCCGGCCACGCCGCCGACGACATGCTCGCCACCCTCGACCGCTGGTCGCGTTTCCCGGTGCCGCCGTCGGTGTCGCTCGACATCCGCGAGACCGTCGGACGGTACGGACGACTCGTCATCCAACGCGACGACGAGGGCACGCTCGTCCTGCGATCCGGTGACGCCGCGGTGCTGGCGGAGGTGTCGCGGAACAAGCGCATCCAGCCGCTCCTCATCGGCCACCCCTCGCCCGACACCTACGTCGTGGACGCCTGGGCGCGCGGTCAGATCAAGCAGGAGCTGCTGAAGATCGGATGGCCCGCGGAGGACCACGCCGGGTACACGCCGGGCACGCCGCATCCGATCGATCTGGCCGAGAACGGCTGGCACCTGCGCCCGTACCAGCAGAAAGCCGTCGAGACCTTCGCCGACGGGGGCTCGGGCGTCGTCGTCCTCCCCTGCGGCGCTGGAAAGACCCTCGTCGGGGCCGGCGCGATGGCCGAGACGAAGACGACCACCCTCATCCTCGTCACCAACACCGTCAGCGCCCGTCAGTGGCGCGACGAACTGCTGCGGCGCACGAGCCTGACCCCGGAAGAGATCGGCGAGTACTCGGGGCAGGCCAAGGAGGTCAAGCCCGTCACCATCGCGACGTACCAGATCCTCACCGCCAAGCGGAAGGGCCAGTACGCCCACCTCGCGCTGCTCGACGCGCTCGACTGGGGTCTCATCGTCTACGACGAGGTCCATCTGCTCCCCGCGCCGGTGTTCAAGCTCACCGCCGATCTGCAGGCACGACGGCGTCTGGGCCTGACCGCGACCCTCGTGCGCGAGGACGGCCGCGAGGGCGACGTGTTCAGCCTCATCGGTCCCAAGCGGTTCGATGCGCCCTGGAAGGAGATCGAGGCGCAGGGCTTCATCTCCCCCGCCGTCTGCTACGAGGTGCGGGTCGACCTGCCCGCCGACGAGCGCCTGGAGTACGCCGCGGCGGCGGATGAGGAGCGCTATCGCCTCGCCGCCACCGCGCCGGCGAAGATCGACGTCGTCCGGCAGCTCGTCTCACGCCACCCCGGCGAGCGCATCCTCGTGATCGGGCAGTACCTCGATCAGATCGACGAGCTCGCCGACGCCCTGCAGGCACCCAAGATCACCGGGGCCACCCCCGTGGACGAGCGCGAGGAGCTCTACGGGGCATTCCGCGAGGGCGAGATCTCGCTCCTCGTGGTGTCGAAGGTGGCGAACTTCTCGGTCGACCTTCCGGAGGCATCCGTCGCCATCCAGGTCTCGGGATCGTTCGGCTCCCGTCAGGAGGAGGCGCAGCGCCTCGGGCGTCTGCTGCGGCCGAAGGAATCCGGCCGCACCGCGAGCTTCTACACGCTCATCGCCCGCGACACCGTCGATCAGGACTTCGCGCAGAACCGCCAGCGCTTCCTCGCCGAGCAGGGCTACAGCTACACGATCCTCGATGCCGACGAGGTGGCGGCGGCGTAG
- a CDS encoding saccharopine dehydrogenase NADP-binding domain-containing protein, translated as MNSGERQYDIVLVGATGFVGRLTAAHLSRSAGEGARVALAGRSPERLAALRRELDVPWDILTVDVDDAASVDEVAASTRVIASTVGPYARHGLPLVRACARAGTAYADLTGESTFAARSVSEAHAAARERGARIVHSCGFDSIPSDLGVGLAHAAAGGGPLAEAIVQVRAIKGGVSGGTIDSLRQQLLDARTDSAARRAVGNPYALTPGPSRRLPASSRPRGMRLDETSGIWQAPFVMGAYNQQIVQRTSYLHGWSYGELMRYREVVDTTTGVSGRIIAAAVSAATGVLVAGLLFPPTRAILDRVLPAPGEGPSLRTREAGRFTVESDVYPVDGPPTRTRISAPYDPGYDGTAVMLGESALCLAFDDLPSGGGVLTPMTAMGEALAERLRRHRFTVETMPLPTG; from the coding sequence ATGAACAGCGGAGAGCGGCAGTACGACATCGTCCTGGTGGGTGCCACCGGTTTCGTCGGACGCCTCACCGCCGCGCATCTCTCGCGCAGCGCCGGAGAGGGCGCGCGCGTCGCCCTGGCGGGCCGCTCCCCCGAGCGTCTCGCAGCCCTCCGCCGGGAGCTGGATGTCCCGTGGGACATCCTGACCGTCGATGTCGACGACGCCGCTTCCGTCGATGAGGTGGCCGCGTCCACGCGGGTGATCGCGTCGACCGTCGGTCCGTACGCGCGGCACGGCCTCCCCCTGGTCAGGGCGTGTGCGCGCGCGGGCACGGCCTACGCCGATCTCACCGGCGAAAGCACCTTCGCTGCGCGCAGCGTGTCGGAGGCGCACGCGGCAGCCCGCGAGCGTGGTGCCCGGATCGTCCACTCCTGCGGGTTCGATTCGATCCCGTCCGATCTCGGCGTCGGGCTCGCCCACGCCGCGGCCGGCGGCGGGCCGCTCGCCGAGGCGATCGTGCAGGTGCGCGCGATTAAGGGTGGTGTGAGCGGCGGGACGATCGACTCCCTCCGACAGCAGCTGCTCGACGCGCGGACGGATTCCGCCGCCCGCCGCGCCGTGGGGAACCCGTACGCACTCACTCCGGGCCCGTCCCGCCGCCTGCCCGCGAGCAGCCGCCCTCGCGGGATGCGTCTCGACGAGACATCCGGAATCTGGCAGGCCCCGTTCGTGATGGGCGCGTACAACCAGCAGATCGTGCAGCGGACGAGCTATCTCCACGGCTGGTCCTACGGCGAGCTGATGCGGTACCGCGAGGTCGTCGACACCACGACCGGCGTGTCGGGGCGCATCATCGCCGCCGCGGTGTCGGCGGCGACCGGAGTCCTCGTCGCGGGGCTTCTGTTCCCTCCCACCCGCGCGATCCTCGACCGCGTCCTGCCGGCACCCGGGGAGGGACCGAGCCTGCGAACGAGGGAAGCCGGCCGGTTCACGGTCGAGTCGGACGTCTATCCCGTCGATGGCCCACCGACGCGCACGCGGATCTCGGCGCCCTACGATCCGGGCTACGACGGCACCGCGGTGATGCTCGGAGAGTCGGCGCTCTGCCTCGCGTTCGACGACCTGCCGTCCGGTGGCGGTGTCCTCACCCCGATGACGGCGATGGGCGAGGCGCTCGCCGAGCGCCTTCGTCGCCACCGCTTCACCGTGGAGACGATGCCCCTCCCCACCGGATGA
- a CDS encoding response regulator transcription factor yields the protein MTAPRILVVDDEPNIRDLLITSLRFAGFQVRAVSNGAQTISAVLEEEPDLIVLDVMLPDMNGFSVTKRLRGAGYTAPILFLTAKDETEDKITGLNVGGDDYVTKPFSLDEIVARIQAILRRTMQADEESVIRAGELTMDQDTHDVRVGDVSIDLSPTEFKLLRYLMLNPNRVLSKAQILDHVWEYDFNGDAGIVESYISYLRRKIDPHSSEALIQTKRGFGYMLKAGKTV from the coding sequence ATGACTGCACCCCGCATCCTCGTTGTGGACGATGAGCCGAACATCCGCGATCTGCTCATCACGAGCCTCCGATTCGCCGGCTTCCAGGTCAGGGCCGTCTCCAACGGTGCGCAGACGATCTCGGCCGTGCTCGAGGAGGAACCCGACCTCATCGTGCTGGACGTCATGCTTCCCGACATGAACGGCTTCAGCGTCACCAAACGCCTCCGGGGCGCCGGCTACACCGCCCCCATTCTGTTCCTCACGGCCAAGGACGAGACCGAGGACAAGATCACGGGCCTGAACGTCGGCGGCGACGACTACGTCACCAAGCCCTTCAGCCTCGACGAGATCGTCGCCCGCATCCAGGCGATCCTGCGACGGACCATGCAGGCCGACGAGGAGTCGGTCATCCGCGCCGGCGAGTTGACGATGGATCAGGACACCCACGACGTCCGCGTCGGAGACGTCTCGATCGATCTCTCCCCCACCGAGTTCAAGCTGCTGCGGTATCTCATGCTGAACCCGAACCGGGTGCTGTCGAAGGCGCAGATCCTCGATCACGTCTGGGAGTACGACTTCAACGGCGACGCCGGGATCGTCGAGAGCTATATCTCCTACCTGCGTCGCAAGATCGATCCCCACTCGTCCGAGGCGCTCATCCAGACCAAGCGCGGGTTCGGCTACATGCTGAAAGCCGGCAAGACCGTCTGA
- a CDS encoding HAMP domain-containing sensor histidine kinase, whose translation MTGVTVALLVVGLFAAGIGTAIFLRNSLIASLDTQVEALAATDSAGPLIDIGVEDGVLQARAIQGAPLTDYFVAVYDRNGELLTTAGGRGGTQPQPTFPATYPVADAQTNQLNIVTLLSRNGEAEFRATVAVSEYPGGGGVYSQMVALPVSSVNRTIANYIAIYGILAVIIIAVAAALTRFLVTLTFRSLGQVETTADAIAAGDFSQRMTDIEPKTTEVGRLKTAINAMLSRVDAAITQRDATVRQMRRFIGDASHELRTPLVTVRGYAELYRMGGISGDEATGQAMERIEKEAVRMGLLVEDLLALARLDERKDVAITPVDLVPIARDAGLDARAASPQRTVTVLDATVHELRPALSPEVDPGVAGTGRRGGSPATAATPRRGASLSRLRRRPRTAPDAPVVAADVAPAPAPTAATAAAASAVVVWGDENRIRQVVANLLGNARRFTRDDSPIELRVGVDRDANLGWIEVIDHGDGVPDQIKDKIFQRFWRADTSRTRETGGTGLGLSIVASIVDALHGSVDVFDTLGGGATFRVGFPLAESRDATEHLLLETQPLPRPPRE comes from the coding sequence GTGACCGGCGTCACGGTGGCCCTGCTGGTCGTCGGTCTCTTCGCCGCCGGCATCGGAACCGCGATCTTCCTCCGCAACAGCCTGATCGCCAGTCTCGACACCCAGGTCGAGGCCCTGGCGGCCACGGATTCTGCGGGTCCGTTGATCGACATCGGAGTCGAAGACGGGGTTCTGCAGGCTCGCGCGATCCAGGGCGCGCCGCTGACGGATTATTTCGTCGCGGTCTACGATCGAAACGGCGAACTGCTGACGACGGCGGGAGGTCGAGGCGGAACGCAACCCCAGCCGACATTCCCCGCCACCTATCCGGTCGCCGATGCGCAGACCAATCAGCTGAACATCGTGACCCTCCTCTCACGCAACGGCGAGGCGGAGTTCCGTGCGACGGTCGCCGTCAGCGAGTACCCGGGCGGCGGTGGGGTCTACTCCCAGATGGTCGCGCTCCCCGTCTCGTCGGTGAATCGCACGATCGCCAATTACATCGCGATCTACGGCATCCTCGCCGTCATCATCATCGCGGTCGCCGCTGCTCTCACCCGGTTCCTCGTGACCTTGACCTTCCGCAGTCTCGGGCAGGTGGAGACGACCGCCGACGCCATCGCGGCCGGTGACTTCAGCCAGCGGATGACCGACATCGAACCGAAGACCACCGAGGTGGGGCGGCTGAAGACCGCCATCAACGCGATGCTGTCGCGTGTCGACGCCGCGATCACGCAACGCGACGCCACCGTGCGCCAGATGCGTCGATTCATCGGCGACGCGAGCCACGAGCTGCGGACGCCGCTCGTCACGGTGCGCGGCTACGCGGAGCTCTATCGCATGGGGGGGATCTCGGGAGACGAGGCGACCGGCCAGGCGATGGAACGTATCGAGAAGGAGGCCGTCCGCATGGGTCTCCTCGTCGAGGATCTCCTCGCCCTCGCCCGCCTCGACGAACGCAAGGACGTCGCGATCACCCCGGTCGATCTGGTGCCGATCGCGCGGGACGCGGGCCTGGATGCCCGCGCCGCGTCGCCCCAGCGAACGGTGACGGTGCTCGATGCCACCGTCCACGAGCTCCGTCCTGCCCTGTCACCCGAGGTCGATCCGGGTGTCGCCGGCACCGGCCGACGCGGTGGATCACCCGCCACCGCGGCCACCCCGCGGCGCGGTGCCTCGCTGTCGCGCCTGCGCCGCCGCCCGCGGACGGCCCCCGATGCCCCCGTGGTCGCGGCCGATGTCGCGCCCGCTCCCGCGCCGACCGCCGCCACCGCCGCGGCAGCATCCGCCGTCGTCGTCTGGGGAGACGAGAATCGCATCCGCCAGGTCGTCGCGAACCTCCTCGGGAACGCGCGTCGATTCACACGGGACGACTCGCCGATCGAGCTGCGCGTGGGGGTGGACCGCGATGCCAATCTCGGCTGGATCGAGGTCATCGACCACGGCGACGGCGTCCCCGACCAGATCAAAGACAAGATCTTCCAGCGGTTCTGGAGAGCCGACACCTCCCGCACCCGCGAGACCGGCGGCACCGGACTCGGACTGTCGATCGTCGCGTCGATCGTCGACGCGCTGCACGGATCGGTCGACGTGTTCGACACCCTCGGTGGCGGTGCGACGTTCCGGGTCGGTTTTCCGCTGGCGGAATCGAGGGATGCCACCGAGCACCTCCTGCTGGAGACACAGCCGCTGCCGCGTCCGCCTCGGGAGTGA